Proteins found in one Haloferax litoreum genomic segment:
- a CDS encoding SDR family oxidoreductase, with amino-acid sequence MAFDDVDFEGKTAFITGTSRGIGKAIALDLADRGANVVSTGKTVEGHDELPGTIVETTEEIRERGGNSIWCQLDVRDDDSVEAAIQETVDEFGGIDFVVNNAGAIHIANFENTPPKRFDLLVDVNARGAYATTYAALPYLRESDHAHVVTFSPPMPARPAPGKIAYALSKYGMTFIAESLAQELATDDIAVNALWPVAAIESEATRHFGMGTPEDWRTPQIMCDALTELFSRDPTECTGNTFYDEGILEDAGVEDFSSYAVVEGTDPGPMSAQLFDPDYER; translated from the coding sequence ATGGCATTCGATGATGTTGATTTCGAGGGCAAGACGGCCTTCATCACGGGGACGAGTCGCGGTATTGGCAAGGCCATCGCACTCGACTTGGCAGACCGCGGTGCGAACGTCGTCTCGACCGGGAAGACGGTGGAGGGTCACGACGAACTCCCCGGAACCATCGTGGAGACGACCGAGGAGATTCGTGAGCGCGGCGGAAACTCCATCTGGTGTCAACTCGACGTTCGCGACGACGACTCTGTCGAGGCGGCGATTCAGGAGACAGTCGACGAGTTTGGCGGCATCGACTTCGTCGTCAACAACGCGGGTGCGATTCACATCGCGAACTTCGAGAACACGCCACCGAAGCGATTCGACCTGCTCGTGGACGTGAATGCCCGTGGTGCGTACGCGACCACCTACGCCGCACTTCCGTACCTCCGCGAGAGCGACCACGCGCACGTAGTCACGTTCTCGCCGCCGATGCCGGCACGTCCCGCACCCGGGAAGATTGCGTACGCACTCTCGAAGTACGGGATGACCTTCATCGCGGAGTCGCTCGCACAAGAACTCGCCACCGACGATATCGCCGTGAACGCGCTCTGGCCCGTCGCGGCCATCGAGTCGGAGGCGACGCGTCACTTCGGGATGGGAACGCCCGAAGACTGGCGGACGCCGCAGATAATGTGTGACGCACTCACCGAACTCTTCTCGCGCGACCCGACGGAGTGTACGGGCAACACCTTCTACGACGAGGGGATTCTGGAAGACGCAGGTGTCGAGGACTTCTCCTCGTACGCCGTCGTCGAGGGAACCGACCCCGGACCGATGTCGGCCCAACTGTTCGACCCCGACTACGAACGCTGA
- the surE gene encoding 5'/3'-nucleotidase SurE produces MSRPAILLTNDDGIESVGFQALYDALSEFADVTAVAPKTDQSAVGRKMSSDAVVVEHELGYALEGTPADCTVAGLEALCPDVDMVVSGVNKGANIGAYVLGRSGTVSAAVEAAFFDVPAIALSMYVPPGGDVPWHEKASDPRDFREATRAASYLVKHAESAGVFEQCDYLNVNAPMPNPDGEPADMRVTYPSEMYDMTAEYENGTVRLHDRVWERMQSGDIPDPEGTDRRAVVDGHVSVSPLTAPHTTHHHEALDALAETYID; encoded by the coding sequence ATGAGCAGACCCGCCATCCTCCTCACCAACGACGACGGTATCGAGAGCGTCGGCTTTCAGGCCCTCTACGATGCCCTCTCGGAGTTTGCCGACGTGACGGCCGTCGCCCCAAAAACCGACCAGAGCGCGGTTGGACGCAAGATGTCGTCGGACGCAGTCGTGGTCGAGCACGAACTCGGGTACGCGTTAGAAGGCACACCGGCCGACTGCACCGTCGCCGGATTAGAAGCTCTCTGTCCAGACGTGGACATGGTCGTCTCCGGCGTCAACAAGGGTGCGAACATCGGAGCGTACGTCCTCGGACGGTCGGGCACCGTCAGCGCCGCCGTCGAAGCGGCGTTCTTCGACGTGCCCGCGATTGCGCTGTCGATGTACGTTCCACCGGGAGGTGACGTACCGTGGCACGAGAAAGCGAGCGACCCGCGTGACTTTCGGGAGGCGACGCGCGCCGCCTCGTATCTCGTCAAGCACGCGGAATCCGCCGGCGTGTTCGAGCAGTGCGATTACCTGAACGTCAACGCGCCGATGCCCAACCCGGACGGAGAACCCGCCGACATGCGGGTGACGTATCCATCGGAGATGTACGACATGACCGCGGAGTACGAGAACGGAACCGTGCGGCTTCACGACCGTGTCTGGGAACGGATGCAGTCCGGCGACATCCCCGACCCCGAAGGGACCGACCGTCGGGCCGTCGTCGATGGTCACGTGTCGGTTTCGCCGCTGACCGCACCACACACGACGCACCACCACGAAGCACTCGACGCACTCGCCGAGACGTACATCGACTGA
- a CDS encoding carboxymuconolactone decarboxylase family protein — protein sequence MATTSEGDAVEQTRDDIEETLGFVPGFWELNDEDLVNEWPNFKRHAFEETAIPPKYKELIGLAIAANIKCPYCQHFHKQAAKMHGATDEELKEIAFLSSWTARYSAIIHGQDYDLDTFEDEFARMAEHLESQMSADD from the coding sequence ATGGCAACGACATCTGAGGGGGACGCGGTCGAACAAACCCGCGACGACATCGAAGAGACACTCGGGTTTGTTCCGGGCTTTTGGGAACTCAACGACGAAGACCTCGTCAACGAGTGGCCGAACTTCAAGCGACACGCCTTCGAAGAGACTGCGATTCCACCGAAGTACAAGGAACTGATCGGACTCGCCATCGCGGCGAACATCAAGTGTCCGTACTGCCAGCACTTCCACAAACAGGCAGCGAAGATGCACGGTGCGACCGACGAGGAACTCAAAGAGATTGCTTTCCTCTCCAGTTGGACCGCGCGATACAGCGCCATCATCCACGGACAGGACTACGACCTCGACACGTTCGAGGACGAGTTCGCCCGGATGGCCGAACACCTCGAATCACAGATGAGCGCTGACGACTGA
- a CDS encoding aminoglycoside N(3)-acetyltransferase has product MTEADAIEAVDKPGTVTSLVSDFRDLGIDAGDTLLVHSSLRSLGWVAGGPQAVVDALQTTLTEDGTLVMPTFTGQYTDSATWEQPPVPDEWVQIIRESMPPFRPDVTPTRMMGAIPECFRNYPDVVRSEHPTNSFAAWGAEADDIVGDHGLDYGLGEESPLARIYERGGKVLLLGVGHDNNTSLHLAEYRADFEKEHVQSAAPLLRDGERVVFEYEDIEIDTEDFEAVGADFESQVGLTEGPVGASTAKLMAQPELVDFAVDWFDANR; this is encoded by the coding sequence ATGACAGAAGCAGACGCCATCGAGGCGGTCGACAAACCGGGTACTGTCACGTCTCTGGTCTCCGACTTTCGTGACCTCGGTATCGACGCCGGCGACACCCTCCTCGTCCACTCGTCGTTGCGCTCGCTTGGGTGGGTCGCCGGTGGCCCACAAGCAGTCGTCGACGCCCTCCAGACCACGCTCACCGAAGACGGAACGCTCGTCATGCCGACGTTCACCGGGCAGTACACCGACTCGGCGACGTGGGAACAGCCGCCGGTTCCCGACGAGTGGGTCCAGATAATCCGTGAGTCGATGCCGCCGTTCCGCCCCGACGTGACGCCGACGCGCATGATGGGCGCGATTCCAGAGTGTTTCCGGAACTACCCTGACGTGGTCCGAAGCGAACACCCGACCAACTCGTTCGCCGCGTGGGGTGCTGAGGCAGACGACATCGTCGGTGACCACGGACTCGACTACGGCCTCGGAGAGGAGTCACCGCTCGCTCGAATCTATGAGCGTGGTGGGAAGGTGTTACTCCTCGGCGTCGGCCACGACAACAACACCTCGCTCCACCTCGCAGAGTACCGCGCCGACTTCGAGAAAGAACACGTCCAGTCAGCGGCACCCCTTCTCCGAGACGGCGAGCGAGTCGTCTTCGAGTACGAGGACATCGAAATCGATACCGAAGACTTCGAAGCAGTCGGTGCCGACTTCGAGTCCCAGGTCGGACTCACCGAGGGGCCAGTCGGAGCGAGTACGGCTAAACTGATGGCTCAACCCGAACTCGTCGACTTCGCCGTCGACTGGTTCGACGCGAATCGCTGA
- a CDS encoding OsmC family peroxiredoxin, whose translation MPVKQAETTWTGGKDGRGDFTTESGEIEGTLTFPTRFEDEAGTNPEEIIGVAHSGCFCMQLTALLEGEGYTANELHTVADVHLRPADGGGFEIPQIDLTLEADIPDIDEATFEEIAQQAKETCPVSKALAGPEITLDATLVS comes from the coding sequence ATGCCCGTTAAACAAGCCGAGACGACGTGGACAGGTGGAAAGGACGGACGTGGTGACTTCACGACCGAGAGCGGCGAAATCGAAGGAACGCTGACGTTCCCGACCCGCTTCGAGGACGAAGCGGGGACGAACCCAGAAGAGATAATCGGAGTGGCTCACTCCGGGTGTTTCTGCATGCAACTGACGGCACTCCTCGAAGGTGAGGGCTACACAGCGAACGAACTTCACACGGTTGCAGACGTTCACCTCCGCCCCGCAGACGGTGGTGGCTTCGAGATTCCGCAAATCGACCTGACGCTGGAAGCGGACATCCCCGACATCGACGAAGCGACGTTCGAGGAGATTGCCCAGCAGGCCAAAGAGACCTGTCCGGTCTCGAAAGCGCTCGCAGGCCCGGAAATCACGCTCGACGCGACGCTGGTCAGCTAA
- a CDS encoding shikimate kinase, which yields MHGRATALGAGTVLNALATGTGSAFAIDAETTATVELDDTDRVRGAIAEAPDADTRLIERCVELVVEEFGDGEGGTVETESDVPMAAGLKSSSAAANATVLAALDAVGASLGPAPDDDISRIDACRLGVRAAREVGVTVTGAFDDAAASMLGGVVVTDNADDELVVRDELDWDVLVWTPPERAYSADADVSRCEDVASMANLVAELALEGRYAEAMTVNGLAFSAALDFPTDPAVEAMPIAEGVSLSGTGPSVVAVGDRDDLERVKDLWDARDGETRLTTTRTDGARIL from the coding sequence ATGCACGGCCGAGCCACCGCCCTCGGAGCGGGAACCGTCTTGAACGCCCTCGCGACGGGCACTGGCTCCGCGTTCGCCATCGACGCAGAGACCACCGCGACGGTCGAGTTGGACGACACAGACCGCGTTCGCGGGGCCATCGCGGAGGCACCGGACGCCGACACGCGACTCATCGAGCGCTGTGTCGAACTCGTCGTCGAGGAGTTCGGCGACGGCGAAGGTGGGACTGTCGAGACCGAGAGCGACGTACCGATGGCCGCGGGTCTCAAGAGTTCCAGCGCCGCCGCGAACGCGACAGTTCTCGCCGCGCTCGACGCCGTCGGTGCATCGCTCGGCCCCGCACCCGACGACGACATCTCGCGCATCGACGCCTGCCGACTCGGCGTCCGCGCGGCCCGCGAGGTTGGCGTCACCGTCACCGGGGCGTTCGACGACGCCGCCGCATCTATGCTCGGTGGCGTCGTCGTCACCGACAACGCCGACGACGAACTCGTCGTCCGCGACGAACTCGACTGGGACGTCCTCGTCTGGACGCCGCCGGAACGCGCGTACAGCGCCGATGCCGACGTCTCCCGCTGTGAGGATGTGGCCTCGATGGCGAACCTCGTCGCAGAACTCGCCCTCGAAGGGCGCTACGCCGAGGCGATGACGGTCAATGGCCTCGCCTTCTCGGCCGCGCTGGACTTCCCGACTGACCCCGCCGTCGAAGCGATGCCCATCGCCGAGGGCGTCTCACTCTCGGGAACCGGCCCGAGTGTCGTCGCAGTCGGTGACCGCGACGACCTCGAACGGGTCAAGGACCTGTGGGACGCCCGCGACGGCGAGACACGACTGACCACCACCCGAACCGACGGAGCACGAATCCTATGA
- a CDS encoding small ribosomal subunit Rsm22 family protein, whose product MIDRDAVRDNAKYLRNVRPIDPDEIAEYIESAPHPAVVKQTLREEAYDLGLFERDDGTFVPTNQDPVTPPGWSPEAFPDDYSFALEDLLIQRYGANWHVGDDGDRLRQRVRQLKEDYYRGNPVEYDDDAALGYAIYHLPDYYAAVGYVLDDIAEGGLLSRNVRVLDVGAGTGGPALGLHEYLPDDSMVDYHAVEPSASADVLEHMLGETRRNFRTTIHRETAEDFEPTGEYDFVVFASVLSELDDPTAVVRKYLDVLADDGTIVAIAPADRNTSIGLREVERDVAPADGDVTVYSPTLRLWDGYAPSDRGWSFDVKPDLDVPGFQRRLDEGRDAEEDEGTFVNVDVQYSYSILRTDGKRRLDIRANAARFAKMAEMDRHVTNRIDLLAVKLSHDLSEGRNQLFKVGDGSETVDHYAVRTNPTVLNADLEDADYGDVLLFENVLALWNDDEEAYNLVVDGETVVDTVA is encoded by the coding sequence ATGATAGACAGAGACGCCGTCCGCGACAACGCGAAGTATCTCAGAAACGTTCGCCCGATAGACCCCGACGAGATTGCCGAGTACATCGAAAGCGCCCCTCACCCGGCAGTCGTCAAACAGACGCTCCGCGAGGAAGCCTACGACTTGGGCCTCTTCGAGCGAGACGACGGAACGTTCGTCCCGACGAACCAGGACCCCGTGACGCCGCCGGGATGGTCTCCCGAGGCCTTCCCCGACGACTACTCGTTCGCCCTCGAAGACCTGCTTATCCAGCGGTACGGAGCGAACTGGCACGTCGGCGACGACGGTGACCGACTCCGTCAGCGCGTCCGGCAGTTGAAAGAGGACTACTACCGCGGGAATCCCGTCGAGTACGACGACGACGCCGCGTTGGGGTACGCCATCTACCACCTCCCGGACTACTACGCCGCTGTTGGCTACGTCCTCGACGACATCGCCGAAGGTGGCCTGCTCTCACGCAACGTACGCGTCCTCGACGTGGGCGCGGGAACCGGGGGTCCTGCGCTCGGCCTCCACGAGTACCTCCCCGACGACTCGATGGTCGACTACCACGCGGTCGAACCGAGCGCCTCCGCCGACGTCCTCGAACACATGCTCGGCGAGACACGCCGAAACTTCCGGACGACCATCCACCGCGAGACGGCAGAGGACTTCGAACCCACGGGCGAGTACGACTTCGTCGTCTTCGCGAGCGTCCTGAGCGAACTCGACGACCCCACCGCAGTCGTCCGGAAGTACCTCGACGTCCTCGCCGACGACGGGACCATCGTCGCCATCGCCCCCGCCGACCGAAACACGAGTATCGGTCTCCGCGAAGTCGAACGCGACGTTGCCCCCGCAGACGGCGACGTGACCGTCTACTCACCGACGCTCCGACTCTGGGATGGGTACGCGCCCTCGGACCGCGGATGGTCGTTCGACGTCAAACCCGACCTCGACGTCCCCGGTTTCCAGCGCCGACTCGACGAAGGCCGCGACGCCGAGGAGGACGAAGGGACGTTCGTCAACGTCGACGTACAGTACTCCTACAGCATCCTCCGAACCGACGGGAAACGGCGTCTCGACATCCGCGCGAACGCGGCACGGTTCGCGAAGATGGCGGAGATGGACAGACACGTCACCAACCGCATCGACCTGCTGGCGGTGAAACTCAGTCACGACCTCTCCGAAGGCAGAAACCAACTGTTCAAAGTCGGTGACGGGAGCGAGACGGTCGACCACTACGCAGTCCGAACCAACCCGACGGTCCTGAACGCCGACCTCGAAGACGCGGACTACGGGGACGTTCTCCTCTTCGAGAACGTGCTCGCCCTCTGGAACGACGACGAAGAAGCCTACAACCTCGTCGTAGACGGCGAGACGGTCGTCGATACCGTCGCGTAA
- a CDS encoding DUF5796 family protein, whose product MSARNDIAPSTLGIELHDYGVEVEYIDNRTTVYRGVPEAITDTLSTPPSKEVHVLVTDPTETEGVMMYVNDLKTHDDVLESSGVGRVILAEGEEEELFPGVVVRRIPGHRFEIDADPEVARGRVFVFVEDDWSEDAYEFVAE is encoded by the coding sequence ATGAGCGCCCGGAACGACATCGCCCCGAGTACGCTCGGCATCGAACTCCACGACTACGGCGTCGAAGTCGAGTACATCGACAATCGGACGACAGTCTACCGAGGTGTTCCCGAGGCGATTACGGACACGCTGAGCACCCCGCCCAGCAAGGAAGTACACGTCCTCGTCACCGACCCGACGGAGACGGAAGGCGTGATGATGTACGTCAACGACCTCAAGACGCACGACGACGTGCTCGAATCGAGCGGTGTCGGCCGCGTCATCCTCGCAGAGGGTGAGGAAGAAGAACTGTTCCCGGGCGTCGTCGTCCGCCGCATCCCCGGCCACCGATTCGAAATCGACGCAGACCCGGAGGTGGCACGTGGCCGCGTGTTCGTCTTCGTCGAAGACGACTGGAGCGAAGACGCCTACGAGTTCGTCGCCGAGTGA
- a CDS encoding LysE/ArgO family amino acid transporter, whose translation MQGIVLGVSIAAPVGPIGVLCIQRTLSKGRPSGFVSGLGAASADAVYGTIAGFGITALSSLLLDYQTAIRLGGGVLLLYLGVQSFRAEPAEAAASTSDVRTLGQDYVSTFLLTITNPVTILAFVGIFAGLGVGISGDYLDATVLVAGVFTGSALWWFALSTGVSLFRTRFTPSVMRRVNQLAGVVIAGFGLVALGSAV comes from the coding sequence TTGCAGGGCATCGTTCTCGGCGTCTCGATTGCGGCACCGGTCGGCCCAATCGGCGTCCTGTGTATTCAGCGAACACTCTCTAAGGGGAGGCCATCTGGCTTCGTCAGTGGCCTCGGAGCGGCGTCTGCGGACGCCGTCTACGGAACAATCGCCGGGTTCGGCATCACGGCACTCTCGTCGCTTCTCTTGGACTACCAGACTGCGATTCGTCTCGGCGGTGGGGTGTTGCTCTTGTACCTTGGAGTGCAATCGTTTCGGGCCGAACCTGCGGAGGCGGCGGCGTCCACGTCCGACGTGCGGACGCTCGGTCAGGACTACGTGTCGACGTTTCTGTTGACGATAACGAACCCGGTGACGATTCTCGCGTTCGTCGGCATCTTCGCCGGGCTAGGAGTCGGTATCTCGGGCGACTATCTGGACGCCACCGTCCTCGTCGCTGGCGTGTTTACGGGGTCTGCGCTCTGGTGGTTCGCCCTGAGTACCGGCGTGAGTCTCTTCCGAACGCGGTTCACCCCCTCGGTGATGCGGCGCGTGAACCAACTCGCTGGTGTCGTCATCGCCGGGTTCGGCCTCGTCGCGTTGGGGAGTGCGGTGTAG
- a CDS encoding prephenate dehydrogenase/arogenate dehydrogenase family protein: protein MKLLVVGAGAMGRWFGSTVDADLAFADADPEAAVAAADELGGRAVPLDGDEQFDVVCLAVPMALAPEAIEANAHRAKEAMCDVTGAMTTPVSAMREHLPVRERLSLHPLFAPQNAPGNVAVVADEPGPRGDAILDDLTAAGNHVFETTPAEHDEAMETVQAAAHAAVLAFGLAADDVRDEFATPISAALDELVTAVSGGTPRVYADIQSTFGDGTDRVADAARALAMADPNEFSDLYRAVARGRDQTDNHDPAER, encoded by the coding sequence ATGAAACTGCTCGTCGTCGGTGCCGGTGCGATGGGTCGCTGGTTCGGCAGCACGGTCGACGCTGACCTCGCGTTCGCAGACGCAGACCCCGAAGCAGCGGTTGCCGCGGCAGACGAACTCGGTGGCCGCGCCGTTCCGCTGGACGGCGACGAGCAGTTCGACGTCGTCTGTCTCGCAGTGCCGATGGCCCTCGCTCCCGAGGCCATCGAAGCGAACGCCCACCGCGCCAAGGAGGCGATGTGCGACGTGACGGGAGCGATGACCACGCCGGTGTCGGCGATGCGCGAACACCTCCCGGTCCGAGAACGACTCAGTCTCCACCCGCTTTTCGCACCGCAAAACGCGCCCGGGAACGTCGCCGTCGTCGCCGACGAACCGGGGCCACGCGGTGACGCCATCCTCGACGACCTGACTGCCGCCGGAAACCACGTCTTCGAGACGACACCGGCAGAGCACGACGAGGCGATGGAGACAGTACAGGCCGCCGCCCACGCCGCCGTCCTCGCGTTCGGCCTCGCTGCCGACGACGTCCGCGACGAGTTCGCCACCCCCATCTCGGCCGCACTCGACGAACTCGTCACCGCCGTCTCGGGTGGGACGCCCCGCGTGTACGCAGACATCCAATCGACCTTCGGGGACGGGACAGACAGGGTCGCCGACGCCGCACGCGCACTCGCGATGGCCGACCCGAACGAGTTCTCCGACCTCTACCGCGCCGTCGCTCGCGGACGCGACCAGACCGACAACCACGACCCTGCCGAGCGATGA
- a CDS encoding PIN domain-containing protein — protein sequence MTVYVETDFLLALAKDSDWLQGSAEEALDEYEVETSAFSYLELVLARERYEFDFVPLVANLLELVPVQDEEEKQIVLKGVNYYDEGMTPFDAFHAATAETRGMDVLSSEKDYEDIDVSRIPLEPTDEE from the coding sequence ATGACGGTGTACGTCGAGACGGACTTCTTACTCGCACTCGCCAAAGACTCAGATTGGTTGCAGGGGTCAGCAGAAGAAGCGCTCGACGAGTACGAGGTCGAAACGTCGGCGTTCTCGTATCTCGAACTCGTCCTCGCCCGAGAACGCTACGAGTTCGACTTCGTTCCACTCGTGGCGAACTTGCTCGAACTCGTTCCTGTCCAAGACGAAGAAGAGAAACAAATCGTCCTGAAGGGCGTCAACTACTACGACGAAGGGATGACACCGTTCGACGCGTTCCACGCCGCGACAGCGGAGACACGAGGCATGGACGTACTCTCGTCAGAGAAAGACTACGAGGACATAGACGTGTCGAGAATTCCACTGGAGCCGACCGACGAGGAGTGA
- a CDS encoding GNAT family N-acetyltransferase, producing the protein MQLTEATTDDIDVLIEYWYALASGMEQYSEFNTLSYDSVGDVPEDGFERHFERDDITDYLVEEAGETIGFLTLAEGEHPSREFTRYVRIVNLFVEEGYRNQGYGSAVVSQVKELARANDCDHLKVSCEWHNDGARRFYRETGFEEKQVTFVQQVD; encoded by the coding sequence ATGCAACTCACCGAGGCAACGACAGACGACATCGACGTTCTCATCGAATACTGGTACGCCCTCGCGTCGGGCATGGAACAGTACTCCGAGTTCAACACGCTCTCGTACGACAGCGTCGGCGACGTCCCCGAAGACGGATTCGAGAGGCACTTCGAACGCGACGATATCACCGACTATCTCGTCGAAGAGGCTGGTGAGACGATTGGCTTTCTCACGCTTGCAGAGGGTGAACACCCCTCTCGCGAGTTCACGAGATACGTGCGCATCGTCAACTTGTTCGTCGAAGAAGGATACCGAAATCAGGGGTACGGCAGTGCGGTGGTCTCACAGGTCAAAGAACTCGCTCGGGCAAACGACTGTGACCACCTCAAAGTCTCCTGTGAGTGGCACAACGACGGAGCGAGGCGGTTCTATCGTGAGACAGGATTCGAAGAGAAGCAGGTCACGTTCGTCCAGCAGGTAGACTAA
- a CDS encoding OsmC family protein, with protein MCANHLETTSVEGSRIDAEAMRFETSTGNRFTIGDDGSPSEYLLGSLAACYNHVGHVVADEMGLELTDLVVTVEADTDPRGDDGAASGFREIRVSLDADTDADDETVAEWFQTTEARCPVCDTIFEATPSITAVRNRHDSDRT; from the coding sequence ATGTGTGCCAACCATCTGGAGACGACGTCGGTCGAAGGGTCACGAATCGACGCCGAAGCGATGCGGTTCGAGACGTCCACCGGGAATCGATTCACTATCGGCGACGATGGGTCACCGAGCGAGTACCTGCTCGGGTCGCTTGCGGCCTGCTACAACCACGTCGGGCACGTCGTCGCCGACGAGATGGGCCTCGAACTCACCGACCTAGTGGTCACTGTCGAAGCAGACACTGACCCGCGCGGGGACGATGGAGCCGCGTCAGGGTTTCGAGAGATTCGCGTCTCGCTCGACGCCGATACCGATGCAGACGACGAGACAGTTGCCGAGTGGTTCCAGACCACCGAAGCGCGCTGTCCCGTCTGCGACACCATCTTCGAAGCGACGCCATCGATTACTGCGGTACGTAACCGCCACGACAGCGACCGGACGTGA
- a CDS encoding AbrB/MazE/SpoVT family DNA-binding domain-containing protein yields MSAETDRQGRLYIPKEVREKYGEKYHIVTYEDRIELIPVADDPLAAVREAAGDLRDASIEEIRESVESEAKADAREKDSDR; encoded by the coding sequence ATGTCAGCAGAGACGGACCGACAGGGGCGACTGTACATCCCCAAAGAGGTGCGGGAAAAATACGGAGAGAAGTATCACATCGTGACGTACGAAGACAGAATCGAACTCATCCCGGTCGCAGACGACCCGCTCGCTGCCGTCCGTGAGGCAGCAGGTGACCTCCGTGATGCGTCCATCGAAGAGATACGAGAAAGCGTCGAATCAGAGGCGAAAGCCGACGCCCGAGAGAAGGACAGCGATAGATGA
- a CDS encoding chorismate mutase: protein MTDDTADAGESIQDMTLDELREEIEDIDRGIVELIARRTYVADAVAQVKAEQNLPTTDESQEERVMERAGENADHFEVDSNLVKAIFRLLIEINKAEQRQNR from the coding sequence ATGACAGACGACACCGCAGATGCAGGCGAATCGATTCAGGACATGACCCTCGACGAACTCCGCGAGGAGATAGAAGATATCGACCGTGGCATCGTCGAACTCATCGCTCGCCGAACCTACGTCGCCGACGCGGTGGCGCAGGTCAAAGCCGAACAGAACCTCCCGACGACCGACGAATCACAAGAAGAACGTGTGATGGAACGTGCCGGTGAGAACGCCGACCACTTCGAAGTGGATTCGAACCTCGTGAAGGCGATTTTCCGATTGCTCATCGAGATAAACAAGGCAGAACAGCGGCAGAATCGTTGA